AACAGAAACCATGGCCGCCGAGATAGGGCGGCGAAGCGCGGCGGTCCACCCTGCCGCACACAACAAAAAACCCTCGAGCCGGGGGCAAATGGCTCGAGGGTTCCTTGTGAGCGTTCGTCACGCTTGGAACGAAGCGGTTTGAGGGGTGGCAATCAACAGGGGGGAAATTGCCGTCCGCCGCTTCGTAGACTTATAAATAGGACCGATCGTCTTGCTGCTCAATGAACATCGAACCGCCGGAGGTCGTATAAGGCGAACGGTTCGTCGCCGGTCCGTTTATCCCGGACGACGGGACGTTTTGCGCGGGTCCTTGAAGGTGAACGCGCTGTCGGCAACCGACACGCCGTAGCGGTGGTTGCGCAGGCGAACAGTGGTGCGGTGATTCTGTGCATCGAGCGCGACCCAATGGGTGAGGCGCAGGCCGCCAGGGGCGCTGGCATCACGCGCGAAGATGAGGGTGATCGCGCCGAATTCGGGTCGCTTGGGATCGCGCACTTCGATGCTGACGACATCGCTGTGTCCGGTCGGAACCAGCTTGCCGTACCGCTTCACGTCACGGCTCGGGTCGAGCAGCGCGCCGAGAGGCGAATTCTTGATCGGCCAACGCTGGACCTGGCTCACCTCGTAATCGACCATGTACATCGACTTGCCGTTCGAGACGACGAGCAGGGGAACGCCCTTTTCGTATTCGAAACGGATCTTGCCGGGTCGCTTCAGCGTCATGACGCCGGAGACGGACTGGCCGTTGCGGTCGGTCTGGACGAAGTCGGCCTTCATGGTAGCGATACCGCGAAGGGCATCGACCGCACGGTCGAGATCGCCTGCGGCAGCCTCCACCGGGGCGGGGGCTGCCAGAAAGCTTGCCGGAATCGCAGTGGCCACCGCAAACGCGATGGCCGAGGCGAAGGGTCGATTCTTGAAAAGGGTCAAGGTGTTCATGCTCCACGATTTAGCGTCGGAGCATTGAACTGTCACTGAACTGCGTGCGTTCCCGCCGTTCAGCTTGCCGGATCGAATTACTTGATCTTGGCTTCCTTGAACTCGACGTGCTTGCGCACGACCGGATCGTACTTCTTGAAGGTGAACTTCTCGGTGTGATTCCGGGGGTTCTTCTTGGTCACGTAGTAGAAGCCCGTGTCGGCGGTCGAGACGAGCTTGATCTTGACGGTTGCGGGCTTCGCCATGGCGTGTTCCTAAAGATCTCGTTGCAAGGGCCGTCCCGAGAGGGAAACCGGCCGAAAAAATAAGGGCGGCGCAGGTCGCACCGCCGTCCGGCGCGCCCTTTGTGTGATTCCCGGTGAAAAGTCAAGCATTGGCGCGCACTGCATCAGAGCTGGACCTTCCCCCGATTGGCCTTCACCTCGCCCCGCACCTTCTTGGCCTTGAGGCGCTTGACCTTGCCGACCCGATTCACGCGGCTCTTCTTGCGCTTTTTCGGCGGGGTTAGCGCTTCGGTCAGGATTGCCGCCAGCCGGACCCGGGCGGCTTCGCGATTGCGTTCCTGCGTACGGTGTTCGTTCGCGGTGAGGACGATCTCGCCGTCCTGCGTCAGCTTGCTGCCCGCGATATCCTTCAGCCGGTTGAACGCATCAGGCGGCAGGCCAAGCTGGAAAACATCGACCCGCAACTGCACGGCGGTCGCGACCTTGTTGACGTTCTGCCCGCCGGGTCCGGAGGAGGCGATAAATTTCTCCTCCGCAATCGCATTCGCCTTGTCGACGATGCGGCCCATTAGTCCGCTTCGTCGGCGAAACCGAGGGCTGCGAAATCGCGCGGCATCGGCGCCCTCGCCTCGATCATCGATTTCTTTTCGCGTGGCACGACCAGCCCGGCCGCATGCAGCATGGTGCGCGGCGCGCCCTTGCCGGACCCGTAAACCGGGTCGCCGAGCAGCGGCATACCGAGCCCCGCTTCGCAATGGATGCGAATCTGGTGCGTGCGTCCGGTTTCCGGCCGGAACTCGACCAGCGCATGGCCACCGCTTTGGCCTATGACCTTCCAGTGCGTGACGGACGGCTTGCCCTTCTTCGCCGCGATCATCCGCCAGCCCTTTTCGGCGCTGCTGATCTTCGAGAGCGACAGCTCGATCGTGCCCTCGGTTTCCGACGGAATGCCCGTGAGAATGCCAAGATAGCGCTTCTCGACCACGCGGTCTTCGAAGGCCTTGGAGAAGCGCTTCAGCGATTTCGGGTTGCGGGCCAAGAGCAGGCATCCGCTGGTATCGGTGTCGAGCCGGTGTACGGGTGAGGGATCGCGCTGGAAGCCCAGACGCAGCTGCTCGAAATGATCCTCCAGGCACCGCCCGCCCTTCTTCGGCCGGTCGACCGGAAGGCCGGCAGGCTTGTTGATGACGAGCGCTTCGCCGTCTTCGAACAGGATCGGGATATCGGTCATTCAGTCCTTCAGTTCCGCTCGCACCATCTGGCGCAGCGCATTGCCGAGGAAGAAACCGTCCTCGAGATCGGAAATCGCAAGCTCCGCTTCCTTCGCCCTGCCCTCTGCAAGCAGGCTCTGGCGTAGCACGCCGGGAAGGAGGCCAAGTGTGGCAGGCGGCGTCAGCAGGACACCGTCACGCTCAACGAAGATATTGGTGACGCAGCCTTCGGTGACAAGTCCGTCCTCGCGCACCAGCAGGCATTCCTGCGCGCCATGGTGCCGGGCGACTGCTTGTGCGTCCTCGTAGAAACTGCGGTCGGTGGTCTTGTGACGAAGCCGCCAATCGCCCGGATCGACCGGCATCGGCATGACTATGCACTTCGCCGGTTCCGGCCATGGTGCTGGCATATCATGCACTTCAAGGGCGAGTGCCCCCGAACGCGACGCCAAGAGGCGGATCCGGCTGGGCTTTTCGACCACGAAGCATAGCGCGTGCAATTGGTTGCGCGCCTCGTGCCGGTCGAAGGAGAAGCCGAGCACGCCAGCGCTTTCCTTCATGCGCACTAGGTGTTCTTCGAGATGCGCAATCCCCTCGTCGGGCGAAAAACGCATCGTCTCGATGAGGTCGAATTGCGCCGCACGGTGATCGGGCGACGAAGAGCGGGCGAATGCACCCTTGAGGATAGCCTCGCGCCACTCTGTGCGGGCTTCGCTGTCGGCAACGATTGCACCGCCGACACCCAGCACGGCCTTGCCGCGCCCGTTCTCGATCTCTGTCAGGCGCAGCGTGCGGATGGCTACGTTGAAGGCCGCGTCGCCATCGGCACCGATCCGACCGATGGCCCCGCAATAGGGACCGCGGGGGTCGCGTTCGACCTCGTCGATCAACTCCATCGCGCGGATTTTCGGGACGCCGGTGATCGACCCGCACGGGAAAAGCGCCTTCACGAGGTCGATTGCGCCCGCATCCGGCTTGAGCCGCGCGCGAACGACGCTCACCATCTGGTGGACGGTGGGATAGCTTTCGATGGCGAAGGGTTCGTCCACCCGCACGCTACCGGCTTCGGCAACCCGGCTGAGATCGTTGCGCATCAGGTCGACGATCATCAGGTTTTCGGCCTTGTCCTTGACCGATTGCG
This DNA window, taken from Qipengyuania seohaensis, encodes the following:
- the arfB gene encoding alternative ribosome rescue aminoacyl-tRNA hydrolase ArfB; protein product: MGRIVDKANAIAEEKFIASSGPGGQNVNKVATAVQLRVDVFQLGLPPDAFNRLKDIAGSKLTQDGEIVLTANEHRTQERNREAARVRLAAILTEALTPPKKRKKSRVNRVGKVKRLKAKKVRGEVKANRGKVQL
- a CDS encoding RluA family pseudouridine synthase; translation: MTDIPILFEDGEALVINKPAGLPVDRPKKGGRCLEDHFEQLRLGFQRDPSPVHRLDTDTSGCLLLARNPKSLKRFSKAFEDRVVEKRYLGILTGIPSETEGTIELSLSKISSAEKGWRMIAAKKGKPSVTHWKVIGQSGGHALVEFRPETGRTHQIRIHCEAGLGMPLLGDPVYGSGKGAPRTMLHAAGLVVPREKKSMIEARAPMPRDFAALGFADEAD
- the pabB gene encoding aminodeoxychorismate synthase component I yields the protein MARRDPFVLLDDARSDGAADALLFERPRAVFVASRPEDVAATLEAAEQARREGGELAGFIAYEAGLALESRLEHRAASRTGASGPLVWLGLFDAPSRIAAEAVPAWLHERSAGNGSVGPLEPQVSPGGYAEAFDRLQETISAGDIYQANLTFQLAGNFTGDPLGLYAALRPAAQAGYGGVIFDGSHWLLSLSPELFVSLKDREAKAKPMKGTRPRAADPQQDAALAEELAQSVKDKAENLMIVDLMRNDLSRVAEAGSVRVDEPFAIESYPTVHQMVSVVRARLKPDAGAIDLVKALFPCGSITGVPKIRAMELIDEVERDPRGPYCGAIGRIGADGDAAFNVAIRTLRLTEIENGRGKAVLGVGGAIVADSEARTEWREAILKGAFARSSSPDHRAAQFDLIETMRFSPDEGIAHLEEHLVRMKESAGVLGFSFDRHEARNQLHALCFVVEKPSRIRLLASRSGALALEVHDMPAPWPEPAKCIVMPMPVDPGDWRLRHKTTDRSFYEDAQAVARHHGAQECLLVREDGLVTEGCVTNIFVERDGVLLTPPATLGLLPGVLRQSLLAEGRAKEAELAISDLEDGFFLGNALRQMVRAELKD
- the rpmG gene encoding 50S ribosomal protein L33, translated to MAKPATVKIKLVSTADTGFYYVTKKNPRNHTEKFTFKKYDPVVRKHVEFKEAKIK
- a CDS encoding LolA family protein; this encodes MNTLTLFKNRPFASAIAFAVATAIPASFLAAPAPVEAAAGDLDRAVDALRGIATMKADFVQTDRNGQSVSGVMTLKRPGKIRFEYEKGVPLLVVSNGKSMYMVDYEVSQVQRWPIKNSPLGALLDPSRDVKRYGKLVPTGHSDVVSIEVRDPKRPEFGAITLIFARDASAPGGLRLTHWVALDAQNHRTTVRLRNHRYGVSVADSAFTFKDPRKTSRRPG